GAGGGTGAGCAGCGGACTTCCACGGACTTGCCGATACCGTGGCGGTCATGGATGTGCGGGTCATCGATCACCCCTTGACGCGGGCGCGACTGTCCACCATGCGTGACGCGCGGACCGACAACGCGGCGTTCCGGGCCGCGCTGCAGGAACTCACCCTGATGCTGCTCTACGAGGCGATCAGGGACGCCGAGGTGGCCGAGGAGTCCATCCACACCCCCGTGGCCCGCACCACCGGGTACCGGCTGGCGAACCCGCCGCTGCTGGTGCCGGTGCTGCGCGCCGGGCTCGGTATGGCCGACCAGGCCCACCGGCTGATCCCGGAGGCGCAGATGGGATTCGTCGGCCTGGCCAGGGACGAGGAGACGCTGCGTCCCACGCCCTACATGGAGTCGCTGCCGGACGACCTCTCGCGGCGTCCGGTGATCGTGCTCGATCCGATGCTTGCCACCGGCGGGTCGATGGTCCACACGATCGGACTGCTGCATCAGCGTGGCGCGAGCGACGTCACCGCGATCTGCACGCTGGCGGCCCCGGAAGGGATCGACCGGTTGTCGGAGTCGGGGCTTCCGATTCGCGTGGTCACGGCGAGTGTGGACGAACGACTCAACGAGTCCGGGTTCATCGTCCCCGGGCTGGGTGATGCCGGCGATCGTGAGTACGGACCCCGGTAGCAGAACTTCGCTGCCTCGGTTTCCGTGGTCGGTTGCTTGGCGGAACCTCTCGCGCGGCTCTCGCTCCGGGAGGCCCGACATCGGGTAGCGACCTACACAACGTCGGGCCTTCCTCGCGAGAGTCGCGCCAGCGAACCCGCGGCGGTGCCGACTGCGACAGTGGCTGGGGTTCGGCCTGCGTCGAAGCGGCTCGGCGATTTCGCGAGAGATTGACGGTGCCGCGCTGTGTGTCGAGTCACCATCGTGTGCGCGGCAGTGGGAGCACCACGGCGCCCCGAGTGTGGAAGTGTCGGTCCAGTGTGGAACCAGTGCTTCGTTTCCGCTGTTGAGCGGCATTCGCTGCTTCACGGATCCGGTTTCGTGGTCCTGCGTCCGAACGGGTGAAAGATTGGTCCATACCTTGACCAAACTTGGTCTAGACCACACGGTGTTGGGCATCCCGTACCGATCCCATCGGGAGTGAGCGATGTCTCTGAGTACACGTTCGACGTG
This portion of the Actinopolyspora lacussalsi genome encodes:
- a CDS encoding uracil phosphoribosyltransferase (product_source=KO:K00761; cath_funfam=3.40.50.2020; cog=COG0035; ko=KO:K00761; pfam=PF14681; superfamily=53271; tigrfam=TIGR01091) → MDVRVIDHPLTRARLSTMRDARTDNAAFRAALQELTLMLLYEAIRDAEVAEESIHTPVARTTGYRLANPPLLVPVLRAGLGMADQAHRLIPEAQMGFVGLARDEETLRPTPYMESLPDDLSRRPVIVLDPMLATGGSMVHTIGLLHQRGASDVTAICTLAAPEGIDRLSESGLPIRVVTASVDERLNESGFIVPGLGDAGDREYGPR